A region from the Triticum urartu cultivar G1812 chromosome 1, Tu2.1, whole genome shotgun sequence genome encodes:
- the LOC125512135 gene encoding cilia- and flagella-associated protein 251 isoform X2 codes for MIKRRYFRQDHGDNSASSSSSSSGSDSDRDPAEEEVSEEEVEGEQEKEEEDDDEEAEVESGEEQEKEVDEQAEDEGSGYQSEDSSGNHVDSPCADEISSLVYEQYQAIRLPAKKASSGDADSAEGAVNKDDTVEVDFNNYILKCKSVYKCKLCPRIMCLSEEMVRVHLESKRHARSKKLLGEGRLKMVLNSDGELEEEAETHAERHARTIALAQQVQKPKKDSGRQRQNRRRQKRSQNRLKDKDQRHSSGKEGARPNNGTADKKMLNVETAAKKMPNLETAAKKRRKTEK; via the exons ATGATCAAGAGGCGCTACTTCAGGCAAGACCACGGCGACAATAgcgcctcctcgtcctcctcctcttcggGTTCTGATTCGGACCGCGACCCCGCGGAAGAAGAGGTCTCGGAGGAGGAAGTAGAAGGGGagcaagaaaaagaagaagaagatgatgatgaagaagcggAGGTGGAGTCGGGGGAAGAACAGGAAAAGGAAGTAGATGAGCAGGCCGAAGATGAGG GTTCAGGATACCAAAGTGAGGACAGCTCTGGAAATCATGTTGATAGTCCTTGTGCAG ATGAGATCAGCAGTCTGGTGTATGAACAATACCAAGCAATCAGGTTGCCTGCTAAGAAAGCATCAAGTGGTGATGCTGATTCTGCCGAAGGTGCTGTTAACAAGGATGACACTGTTGAGGTCGATTTCAATAACTACATTCTGAAGTGCAAATCTGTGTATAAGTGCAAGCTTTGTCCCAGAATCATGTGCTTAAGTGAGGAGATGGTCAGGGTACATCTTGAATCAAAG AGACATGCTCGATCAAAGAAACTACTGGGAGAAGGTAGGCTTAAGATGGTGCTCAACAGTGATGGTGAGCTGGAGGAAGAGGCAGAGACACATGCTGAACGACATGCCCGAACTATAGCTCTTGCTCAG CAAGTACAAAAGCCCAAGAAGGATTCAGGCAGGCAGCGACAAAATCGGAGAAGACAGAAG AGGTCGCAGAATCGTCTCAAGGACAAAGATCAGAGACACAGCTCTGGAAAGGAAGGTGCAAGGCCGAACAATGGAACTGCTGATAAGAAAATGCTGAATGTTGAAACTGCTGCTAAGAAAATGCCGAATCTTGAAACTGCTGCTAAGAAAAGGCGCAAGACTGAAAAATAA
- the LOC125512135 gene encoding putative E3 ubiquitin-protein ligase RING1a isoform X1 — protein sequence MIKRRYFRQDHGDNSASSSSSSSGSDSDRDPAEEEVSEEEVEGEQEKEEEDDDEEAEVESGEEQEKEVDEQAEDEGSGYQSEDSSGNHVDSPCAGLLSDEISSLVYEQYQAIRLPAKKASSGDADSAEGAVNKDDTVEVDFNNYILKCKSVYKCKLCPRIMCLSEEMVRVHLESKRHARSKKLLGEGRLKMVLNSDGELEEEAETHAERHARTIALAQQVQKPKKDSGRQRQNRRRQKRSQNRLKDKDQRHSSGKEGARPNNGTADKKMLNVETAAKKMPNLETAAKKRRKTEK from the exons ATGATCAAGAGGCGCTACTTCAGGCAAGACCACGGCGACAATAgcgcctcctcgtcctcctcctcttcggGTTCTGATTCGGACCGCGACCCCGCGGAAGAAGAGGTCTCGGAGGAGGAAGTAGAAGGGGagcaagaaaaagaagaagaagatgatgatgaagaagcggAGGTGGAGTCGGGGGAAGAACAGGAAAAGGAAGTAGATGAGCAGGCCGAAGATGAGG GTTCAGGATACCAAAGTGAGGACAGCTCTGGAAATCATGTTGATAGTCCTTGTGCAG GTTTACTTTCAGATGAGATCAGCAGTCTGGTGTATGAACAATACCAAGCAATCAGGTTGCCTGCTAAGAAAGCATCAAGTGGTGATGCTGATTCTGCCGAAGGTGCTGTTAACAAGGATGACACTGTTGAGGTCGATTTCAATAACTACATTCTGAAGTGCAAATCTGTGTATAAGTGCAAGCTTTGTCCCAGAATCATGTGCTTAAGTGAGGAGATGGTCAGGGTACATCTTGAATCAAAG AGACATGCTCGATCAAAGAAACTACTGGGAGAAGGTAGGCTTAAGATGGTGCTCAACAGTGATGGTGAGCTGGAGGAAGAGGCAGAGACACATGCTGAACGACATGCCCGAACTATAGCTCTTGCTCAG CAAGTACAAAAGCCCAAGAAGGATTCAGGCAGGCAGCGACAAAATCGGAGAAGACAGAAG AGGTCGCAGAATCGTCTCAAGGACAAAGATCAGAGACACAGCTCTGGAAAGGAAGGTGCAAGGCCGAACAATGGAACTGCTGATAAGAAAATGCTGAATGTTGAAACTGCTGCTAAGAAAATGCCGAATCTTGAAACTGCTGCTAAGAAAAGGCGCAAGACTGAAAAATAA